The following coding sequences lie in one Spartobacteria bacterium genomic window:
- a CDS encoding N-acetylmuramoyl-L-alanine amidase, translated as MGLNSVDFGKQPGRRWLFLLLFLFLAMLCHDSWAMNPFAHRLKSMKMKDGGAGYELGSVARFYGFSPQYPGAKSINMVSKWTALLLEADSRKLDANGLLIWLHEPVTYVKKRMVIHEDDMHKILDPLLRPDIYLASEGYSLVLLDPGHGGNDPGAIGLGNIKEKDVVLDIARQTAKILKKQGIRVDMTRDRDTYVSLADRCRKVKSTRADVFVSIHLNATDNQSAEGCETYIMTAAGHESTHSSGSNKKRLADSGNRYDGASMVLGYYLHRGLTQIWKDNDRGLKRARYYVLKKAECPAALVECGFLSNDSDRSRLKSAARRHQIAEVLAEGISDYLAAIKRAKLTVMKD; from the coding sequence ATGGGATTGAATTCAGTTGATTTTGGCAAACAACCGGGCCGCAGATGGCTCTTTTTACTTTTATTTCTGTTTTTAGCCATGCTTTGTCATGACTCGTGGGCCATGAATCCTTTTGCACATCGATTGAAAAGCATGAAGATGAAAGACGGCGGGGCGGGATATGAATTGGGCAGTGTTGCGCGTTTTTACGGGTTTTCGCCACAGTATCCAGGGGCTAAATCAATAAACATGGTAAGCAAATGGACGGCGTTGCTTCTTGAAGCAGACAGTCGGAAGCTCGATGCCAACGGTTTGCTTATCTGGCTGCATGAGCCGGTGACTTATGTAAAAAAGCGCATGGTTATTCATGAAGATGACATGCATAAAATTCTCGATCCGCTGTTGCGCCCGGATATTTATCTGGCATCGGAGGGGTATTCACTGGTTTTGCTGGATCCAGGACACGGAGGGAATGATCCGGGTGCTATCGGTCTTGGGAATATTAAGGAAAAAGATGTGGTGCTGGATATCGCCCGGCAAACAGCCAAAATTCTCAAAAAACAGGGCATCCGCGTGGATATGACGCGTGACCGGGATACTTACGTATCCTTGGCGGACCGGTGCAGAAAGGTGAAATCGACCAGGGCTGATGTGTTTGTCAGCATTCATCTCAATGCAACGGACAATCAATCGGCAGAAGGATGTGAGACCTATATCATGACCGCCGCAGGCCACGAATCGACACACAGCAGCGGCAGTAATAAAAAGCGACTGGCGGATTCGGGGAATCGCTATGACGGTGCCAGTATGGTGCTCGGATATTATCTGCATCGCGGATTAACACAGATATGGAAAGACAATGATCGCGGATTGAAGCGTGCTCGGTATTATGTCCTGAAGAAAGCCGAATGTCCGGCGGCGTTGGTGGAATGCGGGTTTTTATCTAATGACTCTGATCGGTCGCGACTGAAAAGTGCGGCTCGTCGGCACCAAATTGCCGAGGTGCTGGCCGAAGGTATTTCCGATTATCTGGCGGCTATCAAGCGGGCAAAGCTGACGGTCATGAAGGATTGA
- a CDS encoding exopolysaccharide biosynthesis polyprenyl glycosylphosphotransferase, protein MRTHALHEGKKGSEADVKGKDTFDAIVSLIAVIADALAIYLGALLAVWLRFHSGWIPFYHEELPPMRIYYYGAGVMTLLFVLIFRNVGLYKRPQMGTFIDKIPKLVRANSWGVFLSIALAFIIRTEQPFSRISVMVAFFTILFLLLLERYAMFRIELHMIRHHKRATNVLIVGTDSMALRLQAALNAEKHMKTDVLGFVAMDEHSDHTGIPSSQIIGLLADLVPLLDRCNADMVVIADTSIHRDILVQIMNECERRLIDIRLVPDIFRVLTSGVVVETFHGIPVIGVSKWPLDYFWNRMRKRAEDIVGALIGLLFAVPIVLVSAIVIKKQSPGPIFFKQIRCGENGKTFALYKIRTMRVDAESVSGPVWTKPDDDRCFPAGQLMRRFNVDEVPQFWNVLKGDMSLVGPRPERPHFVEQFKEDLGQYMWRHRSKPGMTGWAQVNGLRGQSSLTDRLKYDLYYLEKWSFSLDFKILIRTFFATENAY, encoded by the coding sequence ATTCGTACGCATGCGTTACATGAAGGAAAGAAAGGTTCAGAGGCGGACGTGAAGGGTAAAGATACTTTTGATGCCATAGTAAGTCTGATAGCAGTTATTGCCGATGCGCTAGCCATATATCTGGGTGCGCTGCTGGCCGTATGGCTGCGCTTTCATTCGGGATGGATTCCTTTTTATCATGAAGAACTGCCGCCCATGCGTATCTATTATTATGGAGCGGGAGTGATGACGCTGCTGTTCGTTCTGATTTTCAGAAACGTCGGTTTGTATAAGCGTCCTCAGATGGGCACCTTTATTGATAAAATCCCCAAGCTTGTGCGGGCGAACAGCTGGGGAGTATTTTTGTCGATCGCGCTCGCCTTTATTATTCGTACGGAGCAGCCCTTTTCGCGTATCAGCGTGATGGTGGCGTTTTTCACGATTCTGTTTCTGCTTCTGCTTGAGCGCTATGCCATGTTCCGCATAGAACTGCATATGATTCGCCATCATAAACGGGCGACCAATGTGCTGATTGTAGGCACGGACTCCATGGCTCTGCGGCTGCAGGCGGCACTGAATGCAGAAAAACACATGAAGACAGATGTGCTGGGATTTGTCGCAATGGATGAACATTCGGATCACACCGGGATTCCTTCATCGCAAATTATTGGACTGCTGGCCGACCTGGTTCCGTTACTGGATCGGTGCAATGCGGATATGGTGGTCATTGCCGATACCTCCATTCACCGTGATATACTGGTGCAGATCATGAATGAGTGCGAACGGCGGCTCATTGACATCCGGCTTGTGCCGGATATCTTCCGCGTTTTGACCAGTGGGGTGGTGGTGGAAACGTTTCATGGCATTCCGGTTATCGGGGTGAGCAAGTGGCCTCTGGATTATTTTTGGAACCGGATGCGGAAACGTGCGGAGGATATTGTCGGGGCATTAATTGGATTGCTCTTCGCCGTGCCGATCGTTTTGGTGTCGGCGATCGTGATCAAAAAACAATCCCCCGGCCCGATTTTTTTCAAGCAGATACGCTGCGGTGAAAACGGCAAAACGTTTGCTTTATATAAGATTCGCACCATGCGCGTGGATGCCGAAAGTGTCTCGGGACCGGTCTGGACCAAGCCGGATGATGACCGCTGTTTTCCGGCTGGACAGCTGATGCGGCGTTTTAATGTGGACGAAGTCCCTCAGTTCTGGAATGTGCTGAAGGGGGATATGAGTCTGGTGGGGCCGCGGCCGGAGCGTCCGCATTTTGTGGAGCAGTTTAAAGAGGATCTGGGTCAGTATATGTGGCGCCACCGCTCGAAACCGGGCATGACCGGCTGGGCGCAGGTCAACGGATTGCGGGGGCAAAGCAGTTTGACGGATCGGCTGAAGTACGATTTGTACTATTTGGAAAAATGGTCTTTCTCACTGGATTTTAAGATTCTCATTCGTACCTTTTTTGCAACAGAAAACGCCTATTGA
- a CDS encoding 4Fe-4S dicluster domain-containing protein, whose product MSLLTIDDLKCTRCGQCVKDCPTQIIRQEGTAVPFVTEESSCMHCQRCLAVCPTGALTYDGFRPEDSLPLGAGHVPTLEQMETLVRGRRSVRQYKRENVDPVLLDRLINDLSNVPSAVNNQGWQFSYIDDISVMDAFRNKSMNALKGALEAGQIPDHFEYLKMAVPAFFEQGGDIIFRGAPHVLIISMPKGQYEPTVDLSLALAYFELMAQSAGLGTTWCGMIKMAMMVCPELKKDFGIAESCQAYYPMLFGNPAVRYFRGVQRDQAAKRLRVTTIL is encoded by the coding sequence ATGAGCTTGTTAACAATTGACGACCTAAAATGCACCCGTTGCGGACAATGCGTAAAAGATTGTCCAACTCAGATTATCCGGCAGGAAGGAACGGCTGTTCCGTTTGTTACTGAAGAATCAAGCTGCATGCATTGCCAGCGTTGCCTGGCAGTATGTCCGACGGGTGCGCTGACCTATGACGGCTTTCGTCCGGAAGACAGTCTGCCGCTGGGAGCGGGTCACGTCCCGACATTGGAGCAGATGGAAACACTGGTTCGCGGGCGGCGAAGTGTTCGCCAGTACAAACGTGAAAACGTCGACCCCGTGTTATTGGATCGATTGATTAATGATCTTTCCAACGTACCCAGCGCGGTGAACAATCAAGGCTGGCAGTTTTCGTATATCGACGACATCTCGGTCATGGACGCCTTTCGTAATAAAAGCATGAACGCGCTGAAAGGCGCCTTGGAAGCCGGACAGATTCCCGATCATTTCGAATATCTAAAAATGGCTGTGCCCGCCTTTTTTGAACAGGGCGGCGACATTATCTTTCGCGGTGCGCCACATGTGCTGATCATCAGCATGCCCAAAGGACAGTATGAACCAACGGTGGATCTGAGTCTGGCTTTGGCCTATTTCGAACTGATGGCGCAAAGTGCCGGCTTGGGAACCACCTGGTGCGGCATGATCAAAATGGCCATGATGGTTTGTCCTGAACTGAAAAAAGATTTTGGCATTGCTGAATCCTGTCAGGCCTATTACCCCATGCTGTTCGGGAATCCGGCGGTTCGTTATTTTCGCGGCGTACAGCGGGATCAGGCAGCCAAACGTCTGCGCGTGACCACGATCTTATAA
- a CDS encoding 2TM domain-containing protein: MNENNSHNDPRYAEAVKRGRHKAAFIYQLFVYIAVNVVLLIINLMTSPDQLWFYWVTIFWGLGLAMQGVRMMGFSESIEKRMVDKEIRREKDKS; the protein is encoded by the coding sequence ATGAATGAAAACAACAGTCATAATGATCCGCGCTATGCGGAGGCGGTAAAACGCGGACGGCATAAAGCGGCGTTTATCTATCAGCTATTTGTCTACATCGCTGTGAACGTGGTGCTTTTGATCATCAATCTGATGACGTCGCCGGATCAGCTGTGGTTTTACTGGGTAACCATTTTTTGGGGACTCGGACTGGCTATGCAGGGCGTGCGCATGATGGGCTTCTCTGAGAGCATTGAAAAGCGTATGGTGGACAAAGAAATACGGCGCGAAAAAGATAAATCCTAG
- a CDS encoding NupC/NupG family nucleoside CNT transporter: MTIYNLISLVGIVVIIGLAFLFSTNKKQIKWRPVFIGLFCEFLFAFLIMRTEPGQRFFNFISDAIMKVLNFAFDGISFVFGPLYSSYPTNAPFIFVALIPIVFFGSLINVMYHFGIMQKIVKLMAGLFTRMLGLSSAEALGVASNVFLGQTQAPLVVAPFVKRMTTSELFLTMVGGMATVAGSLLIAYAAMGARLSYVLAASIMAAPGAIIIAKIMIPETEVPETAAGGAEISDDVETVNFLEAIATGAQDGWKVAIGVAVMLLSFVSVIYFLNYLIGFASYHVAHLFGADFRLTLDILLGWLFTPVAWILGVPVADAHNFAVLIGEKTAFNEFIAYGNLKDTVLSPRAYMMVCFALTGFANFSSIAIQIGGLGEIAPSRRQDIARLGLRAVLAGAMTNLMSAAIAGVLYMGE, from the coding sequence ATGACTATATACAATCTAATCAGCCTTGTCGGCATTGTTGTGATTATCGGTCTTGCATTTCTTTTTTCCACAAACAAAAAACAAATCAAATGGAGGCCCGTGTTTATCGGGTTGTTTTGTGAATTTCTGTTTGCCTTTCTTATTATGCGCACGGAACCCGGTCAGCGTTTCTTTAATTTTATCAGTGACGCGATCATGAAGGTGCTTAATTTTGCTTTTGATGGCATCAGCTTTGTTTTCGGTCCGCTTTACTCCAGCTACCCCACCAATGCGCCGTTTATTTTTGTGGCGCTGATTCCCATCGTCTTTTTCGGATCGCTAATCAATGTGATGTATCACTTTGGTATTATGCAGAAAATCGTGAAACTGATGGCTGGTCTGTTCACACGTATGCTTGGTCTCAGTAGTGCCGAAGCATTGGGCGTCGCCAGTAATGTCTTTTTGGGGCAGACTCAGGCTCCGCTTGTGGTTGCGCCGTTCGTTAAACGAATGACCACATCAGAATTGTTTCTGACAATGGTTGGTGGCATGGCTACAGTTGCCGGAAGTCTGCTTATCGCTTATGCAGCCATGGGAGCCAGGCTTAGTTATGTTCTGGCTGCCAGCATTATGGCTGCGCCAGGTGCCATCATTATTGCCAAGATTATGATTCCCGAAACCGAGGTGCCGGAAACGGCGGCCGGCGGTGCAGAAATATCCGATGATGTGGAAACCGTTAATTTCCTCGAAGCCATTGCCACCGGAGCGCAGGACGGGTGGAAGGTTGCCATTGGAGTCGCTGTGATGTTGCTGTCCTTTGTATCTGTTATTTATTTCCTTAATTACCTCATTGGCTTCGCCAGTTATCATGTTGCCCATTTATTTGGGGCGGATTTTAGACTGACCCTTGATATTCTGCTGGGTTGGTTGTTCACTCCCGTTGCCTGGATTCTTGGCGTACCCGTTGCCGATGCTCATAATTTTGCTGTTCTCATTGGCGAAAAAACAGCTTTCAATGAATTCATTGCTTACGGAAACCTTAAGGATACTGTTCTGTCTCCGCGTGCCTATATGATGGTTTGTTTCGCTCTGACCGGTTTTGCCAATTTTTCATCGATTGCTATTCAGATTGGCGGACTAGGTGAAATTGCTCCCTCCCGTCGTCAGGATATCGCCCGTTTAGGTCTCAGGGCTGTTTTGGCAGGAGCCATGACAAATCTCATGAGTGCAGCTATTGCCGGGGTTCTATACATGGGAGAATGA
- a CDS encoding carbon starvation protein A: MIVLFFSALLIVGYVVYGSFVEKIFGVDDRPTPATTMTDGIDYIPMPTWKVFFIQLLDIAGIGPVFGPILAALYGPSCLLWIVIGSIFAGGVHDFFSGWASMRNRGQNINEIVGDALGMPMRYIMRAMSLLLLLLVGVVFVLSPAKLLAELIGGPVNLFTALIFAYYFAAVVMPIDKIIGRIYPLFGGLLIVMSISIGGGMLYDKINESMDITALHISLFIGVVVIISGLLTFFLLRFKSRLGLLIKSGNSVFGFLVLISTVVVGIIMVIQNGNTLSDMDFFTNVNPEHKPIWPLMFITLSCGALSGFHSTQSPIMARCITSERQARKVFYGAMIAEGIIALIWATVALTFYDTPSDLQSVIAAGTPALVVQQSAIALLGGFGYIAVLGVIILPITSGDTAFRCARLIIADIIHSNQSNALNRLIIAIPIFIVGFLVSLCNFSLVWRYFGWANQTLAMLTLWSAAVFLARDNKCHWIATLPALFMTAVTITFIMYAPIGFRMSLQTSTIIGCSVTTISGIAFLYLHRKNTQVKKSDGIID, from the coding sequence ATGATTGTTCTGTTTTTCAGCGCCTTATTAATCGTTGGATATGTGGTTTACGGTTCATTCGTTGAGAAGATATTTGGCGTGGATGATCGTCCCACCCCTGCAACGACCATGACCGATGGGATTGATTACATCCCCATGCCCACGTGGAAGGTTTTCTTTATTCAGTTACTGGATATAGCAGGCATCGGCCCCGTTTTCGGCCCCATTCTTGCCGCACTTTATGGCCCCAGCTGCCTGCTGTGGATTGTCATCGGCTCCATCTTTGCCGGTGGCGTCCATGATTTCTTCAGTGGCTGGGCGTCTATGCGAAACCGCGGTCAAAATATTAATGAAATCGTGGGTGACGCACTCGGCATGCCCATGCGGTATATTATGCGGGCGATGTCGCTGCTGCTTCTTCTTCTGGTCGGGGTTGTGTTTGTTTTGAGCCCGGCCAAGCTGCTCGCTGAACTCATCGGCGGACCGGTGAATTTGTTTACCGCCCTTATTTTTGCCTATTACTTCGCAGCCGTCGTCATGCCCATCGACAAGATCATCGGGCGTATTTATCCCCTGTTTGGCGGTTTACTGATTGTCATGAGCATCAGTATCGGAGGCGGCATGCTCTATGATAAAATCAATGAGTCCATGGACATTACGGCATTACATATAAGCTTGTTCATCGGCGTGGTCGTGATTATCAGCGGATTACTCACCTTCTTTTTGCTGCGATTTAAATCCAGGCTGGGCCTTCTGATAAAGTCAGGAAATTCGGTGTTCGGGTTTCTGGTTCTTATCAGTACGGTCGTTGTGGGCATTATTATGGTCATCCAGAATGGCAATACCCTTTCGGATATGGACTTCTTCACCAATGTTAATCCAGAGCATAAACCGATCTGGCCGCTGATGTTTATCACCCTGTCCTGCGGCGCATTGAGCGGTTTCCATTCAACGCAGTCACCGATTATGGCTCGCTGTATCACGTCCGAGCGTCAGGCGCGCAAGGTTTTTTATGGAGCCATGATCGCCGAGGGCATCATTGCATTGATCTGGGCGACTGTGGCATTAACCTTCTATGACACGCCATCGGATCTCCAAAGCGTCATTGCGGCGGGAACCCCCGCATTGGTTGTGCAGCAGTCAGCCATCGCGTTATTGGGCGGCTTTGGATACATCGCCGTCCTTGGCGTCATCATTCTGCCCATCACCAGCGGTGACACCGCCTTTCGCTGCGCCCGACTGATTATCGCCGATATTATCCACAGCAATCAGAGCAACGCCTTGAATCGTCTGATCATCGCCATTCCCATCTTCATCGTCGGTTTTCTGGTATCGCTGTGCAACTTTTCATTGGTTTGGCGCTACTTCGGCTGGGCCAACCAAACACTGGCCATGTTGACGCTGTGGAGTGCGGCCGTCTTTCTTGCACGCGACAACAAATGCCATTGGATTGCCACGCTGCCCGCATTATTTATGACAGCCGTCACTATAACATTTATTATGTATGCGCCTATCGGATTTAGAATGAGCCTTCAGACATCCACCATCATTGGATGCAGCGTCACAACCATATC
- a CDS encoding polyprenyl synthetase family protein: MSDLTTFLATSQQQVNDELDRLLPPAEEQPGILHEAMRYSIFSGGKRIRPALCMATASLFGGNEKTALTVGAAIEMLHTYTLIHDDLPAMDDDALRRGRPTSHIVYGEANAILAGDALLTMAFEILGRIEAPKPYHACQLITELATASGSRGVIGGQVEDMRSESGDATASPELLDYIHTQKTARLLQASCRMGAILSAAFSNELDAVSAYGLHIGLAFQIIDDILDVTSNEKTLGKPIGSDAKNNKLTYVSLYGLDAARKRAQYLYEQAVAALTSVESDTSLLEALAEFMLSRLH; this comes from the coding sequence ATGAGTGATCTGACCACCTTTTTAGCTACATCTCAACAACAGGTGAACGATGAACTGGATCGCCTGCTTCCTCCTGCAGAGGAACAGCCGGGCATCCTTCACGAGGCCATGCGCTACAGCATATTCAGCGGCGGGAAACGCATTCGCCCTGCCCTGTGCATGGCCACCGCCTCGCTGTTTGGAGGAAATGAAAAAACAGCACTCACCGTTGGAGCCGCCATCGAAATGCTCCATACCTACACCTTAATTCACGATGATCTGCCTGCCATGGACGACGATGCATTGCGGCGGGGACGTCCCACATCCCACATCGTTTACGGTGAAGCCAATGCCATCCTGGCCGGCGACGCCCTGCTCACCATGGCCTTTGAAATTCTCGGCCGCATTGAAGCACCCAAACCCTATCATGCCTGTCAGTTAATCACTGAGCTCGCCACGGCCAGCGGCTCACGCGGGGTGATCGGAGGTCAGGTGGAAGACATGCGTTCAGAATCGGGAGACGCCACCGCGTCACCTGAACTGCTGGACTATATTCATACCCAAAAAACAGCACGCCTGCTTCAGGCATCCTGCCGCATGGGAGCTATTCTATCGGCAGCCTTCAGTAACGAACTGGATGCGGTCAGTGCCTACGGACTTCATATCGGCCTGGCATTTCAGATTATTGACGACATACTGGACGTGACCTCCAACGAAAAAACGCTGGGTAAACCCATCGGAAGCGATGCAAAAAACAATAAACTCACCTATGTCAGTCTCTACGGACTGGATGCGGCGCGCAAACGGGCACAGTATTTGTATGAACAGGCCGTGGCGGCACTGACATCCGTTGAGTCCGACACATCCCTGCTCGAAGCCCTTGCCGAATTCATGCTGTCCCGTCTGCACTGA